AAACATTATTATCTAGATCCCAAAGTTTTAACTTACAGTGCTGGGCTCCATCTAGGGAAGCCACTGCTTTCTCAAGGCAATTCCTTGTTGGGTTTCCACTTCGACTGTACTCAAACCCCTTTGACATTTACATAAAAAGGTTTTTAAGTACTCTCTACAACAAGTTATATTATCAACATTTTAGAGTTACATGTGGAGTTATGTAGAAAGCAAATTTAATCTGGTAATGACAGCATTTTATCAACACAAATATTATCAACATTTTAGAGTTACATGTGGAGTTATGTAGAAAGCAAATTTAATCTGGTAATGACAGCATTTTATCAACACAAATAACTAATCCTCAGACATGGCTTTAATATCAGTCACTTTGTGGTTTCATTGAAATTGGTCAGAAACTGTTCAGTCTTAATTCATTGTAATAACCAGGAACTGATAGTCAAACCTCGACCATATTCTGTCTTAGATCAAATTCCGATTGTTAGCCGTAGCcttaaaaacacaattaaagTAAACTCATATTTTGCCATTAGCGAAAACTACAAATTTTGCAATGTCATACATACGCTGAAAAAATTCTAACGTTAATGTGAAGGCCTAACTTCACTCCCATTATGATTCACTCTCACAACTCCGATCGTCACCTTAATCATGCTCTATGGCCACACTTTTTTTAATCCACTTCTTTTTTAACCTCGTGCCAATTTCAACTACGACAGTACTTTAAGCAAACTATAGCGTTGCCATattgtgaaaagaaaaacataaccatgatttaaaaaaagcctTTGCACACCAAGTTCACTGCTTCAGCTGTAACCCAATAACGTTACACAACTAGCTGCACGTGCACACCCCTATACCGATTGGAGACCTAGCATGTTGCTTAAGCAAAATATAAGTTAAAACTACACGTTTCTATTATGGTTTTGTTCTAAATCAAAACATCACAGATAAATTACACTTTGAGGGTAAATCCGACTTTACGGCATCATCATTGCTTGAACCAAATATATGTTAGAAGCTGGCTACCGCCTTGACTTACTGCATGGTTTCCTGGACCATACTGTTTAAACGTGGTTGACAGGGATATAGGCGGCACAACAGCCATTGACTTCCACTGCTCCGGTTCCTGACCAACGTGTATCGCATTTGTGGCAAAAGACTGGAATTCTTTGCAAAAGCCGTCTGTAACGTCGTTCTGAGAGTGTGAAGCCATTTGTAAACCCTGTTGCCTGCCGGCTGTCTGCCCGTTTCCTGAAATGCCGGGTTACGTCGCCACTGTACAATCACTGATGAATAATTCTGAAGGTGACGTTGGATTTAACAGCAACGTGTAGTGTCAAGTCCCCTTAATTGGCCAATCACTGAATCCACTCCTCCAAAGCATGGTATTCATTGGCGTTTCCTCAGGGGCGTTTGCACCACGTGATCTTGTTTGTGGTCGTGTTTGCAGAGCACATAGGATGGTGGGGAAAGTAAATTGTTAGTGTGACGCAACCAACAAATCTGATGCAACCGACTGTGTTTACGTTCATAGGTTGGTAAgtggtaaaaaaaatgcatctcaATTGAAGGCAGAGTTTGGGTGAAAGCTTACTTTTGTTCATAATAAAATCTACAACATACATAAGCCTCCCATATGaaaccaggggggtattcctcgtacgtggtttagcgacaaacctggataagttaactcagagtaagtagtaaacctcctaatagaagagccgtCTGACGTTGTTTTACTAGGATAATGAACCCTTGGGGGTTattttattaggaggtttaccacttactctgagttaatttatccaagtttgtcactaaaccacgtacgaggaataccccccaggtaaATCTGTCATGTTTCATATTCAACATTTATTTCCAGGATTAAAcggtagagggagacagatcaGACAAAATGCCATGGCAATCTTAACCAACCCAACGGGTTTGCGATGGCGCTCCAGGCAAAGGAATCATATGGCATTACAAATGACCCGTTCTCAAAATGTTAGTTGGTTAGCAAATTTTTACAATTAAGGTTAATGAACCACAGTCAGGGTAGTCACAGACAGGCCTCCTAGCAGAACTTTCACCAACACTCTCTTCGCTCTCTGACATCCACAGACATCCTGAAATTAAAAAAGTGACGAAGTCTCGCGAGATGTCAAGCGGAAGATGGCAGGTGGGTCTTCCTTGTCGGACGATACTCTCAGCTGCCGTTGGACCTGTGTGTTGGAGCAGGGCAGCGTCGCTTCTGAAACACGGAAGGGAATAATTGTTCTTAAACCCTAAAGTACTCAGCTTTACTTGTGTTACCGCATGTTTCTGTTGAAGAACTTGAAGTGTTCATGTTGTGCGACTCACTGTTGTTGTGTAATCTTCCACTGGCATTTTTGCCAGCGACAAATTACATTAATTTCCAAAGGTTCGTCGAAAGCTGCACCCTGATCTGTGCATTCGTTTATTTAAAAGATGACAGGAGAAAAGATTCGATCCCTTCGTAAGGACCACAaaccgagcaaggatgaggatTTACTGGAACCAGACGAGGAAGCTGCAACTGGGACATTCACATCATCAACCAGGACTATTAGTGGCAAAGGGAAAGCTAACAAGATGTTCAGCAATCACAAGATAATCAAGTCTACACCGACACAACAGCAAAATAATCAACATCAAACGCAAGTCAATGCCAACACTAATACAATCGCAACCTCAGACACTATCgatgatacaaataaaaacccCATCATTCGAGCCGGTCAAGACTTCCCAGTCCATGAATGTGTGTTCAAAGGAGATGTACGGCGATTATCTTCACTCATTCGAACTCAAAATATAGCCCAGAAGGATGTGCACGGTAAGTTCGTTCCAGCTGCATGTAGTGTAGCTAGCCGTTTTAAGTTAGCAAGCTATCAGAATTGCTTGAATTTGCACATTTCAGAGGTAGGCTAGCTGTTAGCTGTTTAGTTTGCTGTGtcctgttttgttttagtttgtgcCCTCAAACCATAGTAGTATACACTGCTTAATTTGGTTAAACTTAACCAACCACTGTGAACGATGTCATGGTATATAGCTAAATTGGCTGATCTCAGTTCCCCTTTACCATGGAAACCAACGTTTACGTTTGGCTATTATTAGTGATCATCTAGCTACCCACTATCCGTAAAGGCCGGAGCGCCCACGGTGCCCACCCAAACAACGAGCAAGagtaacaaacacaaacaagagctTGTGCTTCCTCTTTTAAATGGAAGAACCCCAAACGTCATACTGACTTATAAGATGTAAACGTATGGCCCAGAACTGAGACACCTATAGCTTGTTCTCGTTCCCAGAGGACATCATTGTAGTCTACAGGCAACTCCCTGTTATGTCTGTATGTCATCTGGAGGAATGGACATCAGTCAGTGACAACAAGGCAATCTAAAATGAGTTTTGTCTCAAATGTGTGACACTTCAGTCTAATTTAGACCCCAAAGTCTATTTCAGTCGGGACTGGCTGTGAGAATGTGAAATGATTTCTTTCCCTGCTTCATGACacgaaacaaaaacaaaacgcatgtgtatgtgtttgtttttcttgttgctCACAAGTATAGTTTGATTCAATTTCCCGTTCTTGTAAGGCTAAGTTAATAAGATGTGCATTGCGGAGTTCGTTGAATGCAGAACAACTTGAGAAGGCAAGATAAAGACAACAACATCATTCTGACAATAACGTGTGAACCTGTTTAGGATTAAGAATGTCTTTTTCCCCCAGCAGGAACAGTACACCCATTGTTTTCCTAGCGAGTCAGTGTCCATTTCTTCTTCTGGGTCCAGTCAGCCTTAACACTGTCTCATTAGTTTGGTCATCAGTATTTCTATTATGATGGGAcattggactttttttttttgcaaacgtCAGGAGGTCTTTCAAAGGCAGTTCTGTCTTTTGATCTGCTCTACTTCACAGAGCATTATTAATGAAGGGCAACACTCATTCAGTGTATCTGACATTTCACAATTCTGCCTAGAAGAGACTAAGTATTATCGTGTTTACAGCCTTACAGAGAGAATCTCCTTGGGTCGTATTCTGTTACTTTACAATCCATGGTACAGGGCTGTGCGTTATGCTCTTTGGaatagtgtgtgttaacacccAATATATCGAACAGTTCTAAAAGTGCATACAATAATTTATTTGATTCTTGACTGTTACAGCGTAATTTATTTTGGATAAACCATGTTACACAGCTAATTTCACAGAACTGATAACCCCTCTTTCTAATGATCAGAATGTTGATGTTGGCTAGTACGTCAAAAAGCAATGCTAAGAACTATCTTTTGATAACGTTACTGACTTAACGGCAGCCTTCcctcttttgtctttctctagGGAATACGCCACTGCATCTCGCAGTAATGATGGGTCacaaaggtgagtgtgtgtgaagacgtGACCACTCACGGAGTGGGAGTCGTATTGTATTGCTGGATAGGTGCCTGCTGATGTGTGAGAGATGAACAGGTGCTATTTCAGTAACCAGTGAAGGGAGGGGATTCATGACTAACCGTAGGCTGAATCATCTCCTTGTTCATGTATTTGTCTCCTTATCTGTAGTATGTTGGCTAGTGCACTTAAAAAGCTGAGTTATGGACACAATGCAGCTATTGGTCCTCTTGCATATCCGAGGACCATATCTTAGTGCACGGGTGTGTCAAACAGTGTATGTGTTATCTTCATATGACTTCCAGCAATAAGAAAAAATGTAGGGGATTGCACATATTGTATGTAAGTCTAGTCTTGATGGCATTGACAAAGAATACCTGGCACTAGAATGTGGAGATGGAAATAGAGAAGTTAACGACTTGAACACATATGGTGCCAGCATTGTTTGAATTTGTAGTTATTTTGGCCATAAAGTAAGTTGAATACGTTAAAACGGTCGAGGAAGTTGATAACATGGCCAGAGCTTATAGGACTACTCTAATTTGATTTATTGGCGGTAGCTGTCATTAAATATCAAAGATTATCACCCTTAAATGACAGTTAAGATActgtacagaaaaaaaacttaTGTTAGTTAGTAAGTAAgttaatgaaaataaatgtgctTTAAATACAATTGGATGTATTGAAAGTGTTGAGAGGGACTGTGAGACATGACTGTCTGTGTACAGTTCTGAGAACATGTTCTGCTTTTGTAATGACCCAAAGCTCTGTTAGAAAGCATAATTGCGTAGCGCTTTATTCTTAAGTTGTACATATTTGGGTCAGCGGAGTTGGAAAAACTGAGCTGTGCTCTCTTGTGCATGCCGTCAGGCGGATGAAGCGCA
This DNA window, taken from Clupea harengus unplaced genomic scaffold, Ch_v2.0.2, whole genome shotgun sequence, encodes the following:
- the LOC122132091 gene encoding ankyrin repeat domain-containing protein 13C-A-like; translation: MTGEKIRSLRKDHKPSKDEDLLEPDEEAATGTFTSSTRTISGKGKANKMFSNHKIIKSTPTQQQNNQHQTQVNANTNTIATSDTIDDTNKNPIIRAGQDFPVHECVFKGDVRRLSSLIRTQNIAQKDVHGNTPLHLAVMMGHKECAHLLLAHNAPVKVKNAQGWSPLAEAISYGDRQMSKCRCLCLSLSFSLFL